The Streptomyces capitiformicae genome contains the following window.
GGAGCGCGTCCGGCGGGCGGTCTTTTGCGGATGTGCGTCAGGCCATGTCGAACGTGGCCGGGTTCGGTCCGATGCGGCGGTCCTCGTTCAGCGCGCTGATCGCCGCGATGTCCTCGGTGTCCAGGGAGAAGTCGAAGACCTCGATGTTCTCCTTGATCCGGGACGGCGTCACCGACTTGGGGATGACCACGTTGCCCAGCTGGAGGTGCCAGCGCAGGACCACCTGGGCCGGGGTGCGGCCGTGCTTCTGCGCGATGGCGATGATCGCGGGGACCTCCAGAAGCCCCTTGCCCTGGCCGAGCGGCGACCAGGCCTCGGTGGCGATGCCCTGCTCCGCGTGGTACTCACGGGCCGCGTGCTGCTGAAGGTGCGGGTGCAGCTCGATCTGGTTGACCGCCGGGATGACGGACGTGGCCTCGATCAGCGTCTCCAGGTGCTCCGGGAGGAAGTTGGAGACACCGATGGACCTCGCGCGACCATCGGCGTACAGCTTCTCGAACGCCTTGAACGTTTCGACGAACTTGCCGTGGGCCGGCATCGGCCAGTGGATCAGGTACAGATCCACGTACTCCAGGCCGAGCTTGGCCAGGGACTCGTCGAAGGCGCGCAGTGTGGAGTCGTAGCCCTGATCGCTGTTCCAGAGCTTGGTGGTGACGAAGAGGTCCTTGCGGGGGATCCCGGCGGCGGCGATGGCCTTGCCGGTGCCCTCTTCGTTGCCGTAGATCGCGGCCGTGTCGATGCTGCGGTAGCCGGCCTCCAGCGCCGTGCCGACCGCCTGCTCGGCCTCGTCGTCCGGCACCTGCCAGACGCCGAAGCCCAGCTGGGGCATCTCGACGCCGTTGTTCAGGATGGTCGGGGGGACCTTGCTGCTCACGAGCTCTCGATCCTTCAAGTCGTCGGTTGGTACATCCCATCGTCAACGATCACGGCGCGCGATGCATTCCTGAGCGGACCGCTCACGCCCCGAATTACAGAATGGCCGGAAAGCGACGGCCGACCGCAGCCGCGCCCGTAAGGGGCGCTGGGCTGTGTCGATATGCGGCTCCGCCGCGGGGTCCCTCCCGCTTGAGCGAAGCCGCAACCCTGCGGAGCGGTCACGCCCGGTACAGCGCCTCCACCTCGACCGCGTACGCCTTCTCGATCGCCTTGCGCTTCAGCTTCAGGGAAGGCGTCAACAGGCCCTGTTCCTCAGTGAACTGGTGCGCCAGGATCCGGAACGTGCGGATCGACTCGGCCTGCGAGACCAGGGTGTTGGCCGCGACCACCGCCCGCCGTACCTCGGTCTCCAGCTCCGGGTCGCGTACCAGGTCGGCCGGCTTCAGCTTCGGCTTGCCGTGCATCTGGAGCCAGTGCTCCACGGCCTCCCCGTCCAGGGTGACCAGGGCGGCGATGTACGGCCGGTCGTTGCCGACGACGATGCACTGCGCGACCAGCGGATGGTCGCGCACCCGTTCCTCCAGGATCGCCGGGGAGACGCTCTTGCCGCCCGAGGTCACCAGGATCTCCTTCTTGCGCCCGGTGATGGTGAGGTAGCCGTCCTCGTCGAGGGAGCCCAGGTCACCGGTGGCCAGCCAGCCGTCGTGCAGGGTCTCGTCGGTGGCCTTGGGGTTGTTGAGGTAGCCCTGGAAGACGTTGGGGCCGCGCAGCCAGATCTCGCCGTCCTCCGCGATGTGCACGGTCATGCCCGGGATGGCCTGACCCACCGTGCCGTACCGGGTGCGCTCCGGTGGGTTGGCGGTCGCTGCCGCCGTGCATTCCGTCAGGCCGTAGCCCTCGTAGATGTGGATGCCGGCGCCCGAGTAGAACAGGCCGAGCCGCCGGTCCATCGCCGAGCCGCCGGACATCGCGTACTTGATCCGGCCGCCCATCGCCTCGCGGATCTTGGCGTAGACGACCTTGTCGAAGAACTGGTGCTGCATCCGCAGGCCCGCCGACGGGCCGGGCCCGATGCCCCAGGCCTTCGCCTCCACCGCGTCCGCGTACCTCACGGCGACCTCGACGGCCTTCTCGAACGGCCCGGCCCTGCCCTCCCGCTCGGCCTTGCGCCGCGACGCGTTGAAGACCTTCTCGAAGATGTACGGCACCGCGAGGAAGAACGTCGGCCTGAAGGCGGCGAGGTCCGGCAGCAGGACGGCCGCGCTGAGCTGCGGCTGATGACCGAACTTGACCTTCCCGCGGATCCCGGCGACCTGCACCATCCGTCCGAATACATGGGCGAGCGGCAGGAACAGCAGCGTCGCCGCCTCGTCGCCCTTCCGGGACTTGAACAGCGGCGCCCAGCGCTCGATGACCGTGTCCGCCTCGACCATGAAGTTGGCGTGGGAGATGACACAGCCCTTGGGGCGGCCCGTCGTGCCGGACGTGTAGATGATCGTCGCGATCGACTCGGGGGTCACCGCCCGCCGGTGCCGGTGCACGACCTCGTCGTCGAGGTGCGCACCCGACTCGTACAGCTCCTGCACCGCGCCCGCGTCCAGCTGCCACAGCCGGCGCAGCTGAGGCAGCCGGTCGATGACCGTGGCGATCGTCATCGCGTGGTCCTCGTGCTCGACCATCGCCGCCGTGCACTGCGCGTCGTACAGCATCCAGAAGACCTGCTCGGCGGAGGAGGTCGGGTAGATGGGGACGACCTGGGCGCCGACGGTCCACAGGGCGTAGTCGAAGAGGGTCCACTCGTAGCGCGTACGGCACATGATGGCGACCCGGTCGCCGAACCGGACGCCCTCCGCGAGCAGCCCCTTTGCCAGCGCGAGCACCTCGTCACGGAACTCCGCCGAGGTCACGTCGCGCCACTCGCCCCGCTCGTCCTTACGGCCGAGCGCCACGTACGTCGGGTCCTCCTGGGCGTACTCGAAGACGACGTCGGCCAGGCCGCCCACCGGCGGCGCCGACGCCAACGGAGGGTTGGTGAACTCGCGCAAACCCGCTCCTCGTGGCGCTCCCCACAGCGCGTGAAAGCTACCTCACGGGACTGTCGGACGGGAGGGGTTCTGGAAGGGACGAATCCGCACGCACGTCACAGGGTGACGACAGGAAACACGGGCAGACCGGGAGATTTCCGGCGCAACTCCTTACGCCTGCGTAGGTTGGGCGCCCCAATCTCCACCGAACCCGCACGCCCTGATCACGGTGTGCGCCGATGCGCGCACGTGGGGCCGGGCATGCCGCTTCACACCCGGCCCCAGCGCCGGCGGTCCACTTGTGACCGACACTCTTCCCAGCGCACCCGCCCGCCGTGCTGTCACACCCCGCGTGCCCGCCCGTGCAGTCGGTCCCCGCCGGAGAGGATCGCCGCGGCGAGCGCGTCCGCCGCGCCAGCTGCCGCTCCCGGCCGCCGGCCGTGCACCAGTACGAAGTCGACCTCGCCCAACTCCGGCAGGCCCGCCCGCTCCGGCACCCGGACCAGACCGGGCGGCACCAGCCGACGAGAGTGCGCCATCACGCCGAGGCCCGCGCGGGCGGCGGCGATGAGCCCGTTGAGGCTGCCGCTGGTGCACGCGATGTGCCAGGCGCGGCCCTCGCGTTCCAGCGCCTCCAGGGCCAGAGCGCGGGTGATGCCCGGCGGCGGATAGACGATCAGTGGCACCGGGCGGTCGGGGTCGAGGCGGAGCCGCTCCGCGCCGATCCACACCAGCCGGTCCGTCCAGACCGGTTCGCCGCGCGGGTCCTCAGGGCGCCGCTTGGCCAGCACCAGGTCGAGCTTGCCCGCCGTCAGCTGCTCGTGCAGCGTGCCCGACAGCTCGACCGTCAACTCCAGGTCCACTTCGGGATGGTCGTGCCGGAACCCCTCCAGGATCTCCGGGAGCCGGGTCAGGACGAAGTCCTCCGACGCGCCGAAGCGCAACCGCCCGCGCAGCCGGGTCCCGGTGAAGAACGCCGTCGCCTGCTCGTGCACTTCGAGGAGCCGGCGCGCGAAGCCGAGCATGGCCTCGCCGTCCTCCGTCAGCTCCACGGAGTGCGTGTCCCGGGAGAACAGCTGCCGCCCGGTCGCGTCCTCCAGCCGGCGCACGTGCTGGCTGACCGTCGACTGCCGCAGTCCGAGGCGCCGGGCGGCCTGCGTGAAGCTCAGCGTCTGGGCCACGGCGAGGAAAGTGCGCAGATGGGAGGGGTCGTACATGAGGACAAGGCTAGCGCGGTCATCGTGGAACGTGATGACGGTCAGAGTGGTATGCCGGATTCCCGATCGAGGGGATCAGGTGGACGATGGAGAGGGCATGTCCCGTCCCCGTCAGCGCAGCCGAACCAAGCAAGTGGAGCACCGTGAAACGCCTGCAGTGGCCGAGTTGGATGCCGATCGACCCGTACATCCTGCTGTTGCTCGGGACGGTGGGCCTCGCGGCACTCCTCCCGGCGCGGGGTACGGCCGCCGACGTCGCGTCGGGGGCGTCGACGGCGGCGATCGCCTTCCTCTTCTTCCTCTACGGTGCCCGGCTCTCCACCCGTGAGGCCCTGGACGGCCTCAAGCACTGGCGACTGCACGTCACCGTCCTGGCCTGCACGTTCGTCGTGTTCCCGCTGCTGGGTCTGGCCGCCCGCGGCCTCGAACCGGTGTTCCTGAACCACTCGCTCTACACCGGTCTGCTCTTCCTCACCCTCGTCCCGTCGACCATCCAGTCGTCGATCGCCTTCACATCGATGGCCCGCGGCAACGTCCCGGCGGCGATCTGCGCGGGCTCCTTCTCCTCCCTCGCGGGCATCGTCATCACCCCGCTGCTCGCGGCGAGTCTGCTGGGCGGCAGCGTGGGCGGCTTCTCCGCCGACGCGATCTGGAAGATCGTGTTCCAGCTGCTGGTGCCGTTCGTCGCGGGGCAGGTCGCCCGCCGCTGGATCGGCCCCTTCATCACCCGGCACAAGAAGATCCTCGGCCTCGTCGACCGCGGCTCGATCCTCCTCGTCGTCTACGTCGCGTTCAGCGAAGGCGTGGTGCGCGGGATCTGGAGCCAGGTCAGCGCGCTGCGGCTCGCCGGGCTGCTGGTCGTCGAGGCCGTGCTGCTCGCGGTGATGCTCACGCTCACCTGGTACGGGGCGAAGGCCCTCCGCTTCGACCGGGCGGACCGCATCGCCATCCAGTTCGCCGGCTCGAAGAAGTCCCTGGCCTCCGGGCTTCCCATGGCGAGCGTCCTGTTCGGCGCCGAGGCCTCCCTCGCCGTCCTCCCACTGATGCTGTTCCACCAGATGCAGCTCATGGTGTGCGCGGTCATCGCCAAGCGCCGCTCGCACGACCCGGTGGAGCGGGCGGTCACGGAGCAGCGAGACGAAGCGACAGGAACCGAGGTCGGTACAGGGTCACGTTCCGCGTGATGTTCAGCTGCGCCGTCGTCCCGTTCGCGTCCAGCCAGTTGACGTCGTAGCTGAGGACGAGCCGCCCGTCGTCGGCCGCCTCGTGCGCCTGCGGGTTGTACGCCGCGACCCCGCCGTCGGGCAGCGGCGGACTGAAGCCCCTGGTGGGCCCGTGCCAGGGACCGGTGGGGGAGCAGGCCCAGTACGCGGTGACGGTCGTCAGCCCCTCGGTACCGGCGGCCATGGTGAACAGCACATATGTACGGCCGTCCCGTACGACCGTGAACGCGCTGCCGACCCCCTTGTCGTCCCCGTTGCCGAGCACCGCCGCCGGACGCCCCCGCACCGCCCACCGGGAGCCGTCCCAGTACTCCCACGCCCCCGGCTGGCCGAGCCTGCCGCGCGGCACCCGGGCGACATACGCGTGGGACGTCGGCCGGGAGGCGGCCTGGGCGTCGGTGCCGCCGAAGACGTACGTCCAGTCGCCCGCGTCGACGGCTGTCGTGCCGAACAGGACACGCCGGGCGGGATCGGCGACGGATCCCTGGTCCAGCACCGTCGTGATGCCCTCCAGCCGCAGATCCGGCAGCGACAGCGTGGCCACCTCCGTCGCCGTGGGCACCCCGTAGATCCACGGCGACTGCCCCGCCGTCCGCGTCCACAGCAGCACGCGTACGACCTGCTCGGCCGAGCCGGGGGAGCGGGGTTCGACCCGGGCGGCCACCGGCCAGCGCCACTGCTGCGGGGCCGGGTCCGGGAACACGGGTGCCGGAAGCGTGGATTCCAGGCGGCCCGAAGGCGACATCACCACGGCCGAGTTGCGCACCAGGGGAGCCGAGACATCCCGCCACGCCACGGACTCGC
Protein-coding sequences here:
- a CDS encoding LysR substrate-binding domain-containing protein → MYDPSHLRTFLAVAQTLSFTQAARRLGLRQSTVSQHVRRLEDATGRQLFSRDTHSVELTEDGEAMLGFARRLLEVHEQATAFFTGTRLRGRLRFGASEDFVLTRLPEILEGFRHDHPEVDLELTVELSGTLHEQLTAGKLDLVLAKRRPEDPRGEPVWTDRLVWIGAERLRLDPDRPVPLIVYPPPGITRALALEALEREGRAWHIACTSGSLNGLIAAARAGLGVMAHSRRLVPPGLVRVPERAGLPELGEVDFVLVHGRRPGAAAGAADALAAAILSGGDRLHGRARGV
- a CDS encoding bile acid:sodium symporter family protein gives rise to the protein MKRLQWPSWMPIDPYILLLLGTVGLAALLPARGTAADVASGASTAAIAFLFFLYGARLSTREALDGLKHWRLHVTVLACTFVVFPLLGLAARGLEPVFLNHSLYTGLLFLTLVPSTIQSSIAFTSMARGNVPAAICAGSFSSLAGIVITPLLAASLLGGSVGGFSADAIWKIVFQLLVPFVAGQVARRWIGPFITRHKKILGLVDRGSILLVVYVAFSEGVVRGIWSQVSALRLAGLLVVEAVLLAVMLTLTWYGAKALRFDRADRIAIQFAGSKKSLASGLPMASVLFGAEASLAVLPLMLFHQMQLMVCAVIAKRRSHDPVERAVTEQRDEATGTEVGTGSRSA
- a CDS encoding AMP-dependent synthetase/ligase; its protein translation is MREFTNPPLASAPPVGGLADVVFEYAQEDPTYVALGRKDERGEWRDVTSAEFRDEVLALAKGLLAEGVRFGDRVAIMCRTRYEWTLFDYALWTVGAQVVPIYPTSSAEQVFWMLYDAQCTAAMVEHEDHAMTIATVIDRLPQLRRLWQLDAGAVQELYESGAHLDDEVVHRHRRAVTPESIATIIYTSGTTGRPKGCVISHANFMVEADTVIERWAPLFKSRKGDEAATLLFLPLAHVFGRMVQVAGIRGKVKFGHQPQLSAAVLLPDLAAFRPTFFLAVPYIFEKVFNASRRKAEREGRAGPFEKAVEVAVRYADAVEAKAWGIGPGPSAGLRMQHQFFDKVVYAKIREAMGGRIKYAMSGGSAMDRRLGLFYSGAGIHIYEGYGLTECTAAATANPPERTRYGTVGQAIPGMTVHIAEDGEIWLRGPNVFQGYLNNPKATDETLHDGWLATGDLGSLDEDGYLTITGRKKEILVTSGGKSVSPAILEERVRDHPLVAQCIVVGNDRPYIAALVTLDGEAVEHWLQMHGKPKLKPADLVRDPELETEVRRAVVAANTLVSQAESIRTFRILAHQFTEEQGLLTPSLKLKRKAIEKAYAVEVEALYRA
- a CDS encoding aldo/keto reductase, which produces MSSKVPPTILNNGVEMPQLGFGVWQVPDDEAEQAVGTALEAGYRSIDTAAIYGNEEGTGKAIAAAGIPRKDLFVTTKLWNSDQGYDSTLRAFDESLAKLGLEYVDLYLIHWPMPAHGKFVETFKAFEKLYADGRARSIGVSNFLPEHLETLIEATSVIPAVNQIELHPHLQQHAAREYHAEQGIATEAWSPLGQGKGLLEVPAIIAIAQKHGRTPAQVVLRWHLQLGNVVIPKSVTPSRIKENIEVFDFSLDTEDIAAISALNEDRRIGPNPATFDMA